In one Corythoichthys intestinalis isolate RoL2023-P3 chromosome 16, ASM3026506v1, whole genome shotgun sequence genomic region, the following are encoded:
- the LOC130932034 gene encoding angiopoietin-like protein 8: MFYQFLQYTSNIRLARSRQASSSSEKSPQTLNCVLNFLSNLEMRTLCPRLLILVGSKISLLIMDVKQKLKLEKVCRRVQTNRIIWGLCLICSAGELGAVRAGPIKRPDGVAPQEEVNVLKFGVIQLGESLNDVYQRTEGKVANILQTLKEHEDALGQLSEQTQQAAEVEKQIKGVIQLLQDLTFKQEAETKMTEGQLAYMEREEAVLQTKVKSIEAHLNGTFPTCIKELQARVAFNASILKGLQHLTQFQKQKIDKHAEQLSTLQRMSEAL; the protein is encoded by the exons ATGTTTTACCAGTTCTTACAGTACACATCTAATATAAGGCTCGCCAGGAGCCGTCAAGCGTCATCTTCCAGTGAGAAAAGTCCACAAACGCTGAATTGTGTACTGAACTTCTTGTCCAACCTTGAAATGAGGACATTGTGTCCAAGACTCCTAATTCTAGTCGGTAGTAAAATCAGCCTTTTAATCATGGACGTGAAACAAAAGCTAAAGCTAGAGAAAGTCTGCAGGAGAGTGCAAACAAACAGGATCATCTGGGGCCTGTGCTTGATTTGCTCTGCCGGGGAGCTCGGAGCCGTTCGCGCTGGCCCCATCAAGCGGCCGGATGGAGTCGCCCCCCAGGAGGAGGTCAACGTGCTCAAGTTTGGCGTCATTCAGTTGGGAGAGTCCCTCAACGATGTGTATCAAAGAACCGAGGGTAAAGTGGCTAACATCCTGCAGACTTTGAAAGAACATGAAGATGCTCTCGGGCAGCTAAGCGAGCAGACACAACAAGCTGCGGAGGTGGAGAAACAGATCAAGGGGGTGATACAGCTGCTCCAG GACCTGACATTCAAACAAGAGGCTGAGACTAAGATGACTGAGGGTCAGCTGGCTTACATGGAGCGGGAAGAGGCAGTACTTCAGACCAAAGTCAAAAGCATAGAGGCCCATCTTAATGGCACATTCCCCACTTGCATCAAAGAGTTGCAG GCACGAGTTGCCTTTAATGCCAGTATCTTGAAAGGTCTGCAGCATTTAACCCAGTTTCAAAAGCAGAAGATTGACAAGCACGCCGAGCAGCTCTCCACACTGCAGAGGATG aGTGAAGCATTATGA